One Denticeps clupeoides chromosome 10, fDenClu1.1, whole genome shotgun sequence genomic window carries:
- the kcnd1 gene encoding A-type voltage-gated potassium channel KCND1, producing MAAGVATWLPFARAAAVGWLPLAKKTMPKPPVDKKSRSDEILFVNVSGLRFQTWKNTLDRYPDTLLGSSEKEFFYNEDTQEYFFDRDPEMFRHILNFYRTGKLHYPRHECIQAFDEELAFYGIVPEIIGDCCMEEYRDRKKENQERLAEDTEAGEATDAPLPPDSTARERLWRAFENPHTSTMALVFYYVTGFFIAVSVIANVVETVPCRPLKGSTKDLPCGEKYSLAFFCMDTACVLIFTFEYLMRLFAAPSRCKFMRSVMSVIDVVAIMPYYIGLVMPENEDVSGAFVTLRVFRVFRIFKFSRHSQGLRILGYTLKSCASELGFLLFSLTMAIIIFATVMFYAEKGTKGTNFTSIPASFWYTIVTMTTLGYGDMVPNTIAGKIFGSICSLSGVLVIALPVPVIVSNFSRIYHQNQRADKMRAQQKVRLARIRMAKKGTTNAFLQYKEDGGLQDHDGDNSALCVKNRSSFEHQHHHLLHCLEKTTNHEFTDELTYSEMCMTESVGYRTSRSTSLSSQQGVATSCCPRRAKRRAIRLANSTVSVSRGSVQELDTLQIQKCSARPQSRSSLNARTEDLKLNCEDRDFTAAIISIPTPPANTPDESLPPSPAMPGILRNSRSGSYAHETVKISSL from the exons ATGGCCGCCGGAGTGGCGACATGGCTGCCCTTCGCCCGAGCAGCGGCCGTTGGCTGGCTTCCCCTGGCCAAGAAGACCATGCCCAAGCCGCCGGTAGACAAGAAGAGCCGCAGCGATGAGATTCTCTTCGTAAACGTCAGCGGCCTGCGCTTCCAGACGTGGAAGAACACGCTGGACCGCTATCCCGACACCCTTCTGGGCAGCTCGGAGAAGGAGTTCTTCTACAATGAGGACACTCAGGAATACTTCTTCGACAGGGACCCAGAAATGTTCCGCCACATCCTCAACTTTTACCGAACTGGCAAACTGCACTACCCCCGGCACGAGTGCATCCAGGCCTTCGACGAGGAGCTGGCGTTTTACGGCATCGTGCCGGAGATCATCGGGGACTGCTGCATGGAAGAGTACCGCGACCGGAAGAAGGAGAACCAGGAGCGCCTGGCGGAGGACACGGAGGCGGGCGAGGCCACCGACGCCCCCCTGCCCCCGGACAGCACTGCCCGCGAGAGGCTGTGGAGGGCCTTCGAGAATCCCCACACCAGCACCATGGCGCTGGTCTTCTACTACGTCACCGGCTTTTTCATCGCCGTCTCGGTCATCGCCAACGTCGTGGAGACCGTTCCCTGTCGGCCCCTCAAGGGCAGCACAAAGGATCTACCGTGCGGCGAGAAGTACTCCCTGGCTTTCTTCTGCATGGACACCGCTTGCGTGCTCATCTTCACCTTCGAATACCTAATGAGACTCTTTGCCGCGCCCAGCCGCTGCAAGTTCATGCGCTCGGTGATGAGCGTGATTGACGTGGTGGCGATCATGCCGTACTACATTGGCCTGGTCATGCCCGAGAACGAGGACGTGAGCGGGGCTTTCGTCACGTTGCGGGTGTTCCGCGTCTTCCGAATCTTCAAGTTCTCCCGCCACTCGCAGGGCCTGCGCATCCTGGGCTACACCTTGAAGAGCTGCGCCTCCGAGCTCggcttcctcctcttctccctcaCCATGGCCATCATCATCTTCGCCACGGTCATGTTTTACGCCGAGAAGGGCACCAAGGGCACCAACTTCACCAGCATCCCCGCCTCGTTCTGGTACACCATCGTCACCATGACTACGCTGGG GTATGGAGATATGGTCCCCAACACCATCGCCGGGAAGATCTTCGGCTCCATCTGCTCCCTCAGCGGCGTGCTGGTGATCGCTCTGCCCGTGCCGGTCATCGTGTCCAACTTCAGCCGCATCTACCATCAGAACCAGAGGGCCGACAAGATGCGAGCTCAGCAG AAAGTGCGCCTTGCCAGGATCCGCATGGCGAAGAAGGGGACCACCAACGCCTTCCTCCAGTACAAAGAAGATGGCGGCCTGCAG GACCATGATGGCGACAACAGTGCCCTGTGTGTGAAGAACAGATCTTCATTTGaacaccaacaccaccacctATTGCACTGCCTGGAGAAAACAACG AACCACGAGTTCACCGACGAGCTCACCTACAGCGAGATGTGCATGACCGAGTCGGTGGGCTACCGCACCAGCCGCAGCACCTCCCTCTCCAGCCAGCAGGGGGTGGCCACTTCCTGCTGCCCGAGACGAGCCAAGCGAAGGGCCATCCGTCTGGCAAACTCCACCGTCTCCGTCAGCCGGGGCAGCGTGCAGGAGCTCGACACCCTCCAGATCCAGAAGTGCTCGGCCAGACCCCAGAG CCGCTCCAGTCTCAATGCACGGACGGAAGACCTGAAGCTGAACTGTGAGGACAGAGACTTCACAGCCGCCATCATCAGTATCCCCACCCCCCCTGCCAACACCCCGGACGAGAGCCTACCTCCCTCACCTGCCATGCCGGGCATCCTGCGCAACTCCCGATCCGGCAGCTACGCCCATGAAACTGTCAAGATCTCCTCTTTATAA